A genome region from Balneola sp. includes the following:
- a CDS encoding DNA repair protein produces MQATVAEVSLRYSSQKSYDEMPTITSPEEAAEFLRGIFDPDTIELREEFFVVLLSNTKQVLGYSKISIGTMTGTLVQPITVFQTAILGNAHSILISHSHPSGCLRASNSDINLSKRIRDAGKFLGIDLVDHIILTKESYTSMKELGLF; encoded by the coding sequence ATGCAAGCAACCGTAGCAGAAGTATCTTTAAGATACTCCTCCCAGAAGTCCTATGACGAGATGCCAACAATAACCTCACCAGAGGAAGCAGCCGAGTTTCTTCGTGGAATTTTCGACCCCGACACAATTGAACTTAGAGAAGAGTTTTTTGTCGTACTTCTTAGCAATACCAAGCAAGTACTTGGCTATAGTAAGATCTCGATTGGGACGATGACCGGTACCTTAGTTCAACCCATAACGGTTTTCCAAACAGCTATTCTTGGGAACGCCCACAGTATTTTGATCTCACATTCACACCCCTCAGGGTGCTTGAGGGCTTCAAATTCAGACATCAATCTCAGTAAAAGGATTAGAGATGCTGGAAAATTTTTGGGGATTGACTTGGTGGATCACATTATCCTGACTAAAGAATCCTACACGTCCATGAAGGAGCTTGGACTGTTTTAA
- a CDS encoding transporter yields MSKFIKTMLLIGTLVLAAGCASERTVLQTPSESTLIEHESEDYSSQILNRNLNSSANSITIGDTLSYRTALAKTLLENPGLQSYAWQVRVKEAERIQAALLPNPELEAEMENFGGTGPFEGYDSRETTIRLSQKVLLGADRMKRKRLAGLSTELAGWDYETQRLNTLTGLTQAYTSALEAQLQWEQQKELLDVARQFYESVSAQVEAGKVSKLEQTKAQVELSRARIDLENRRNSMQSAFTTLASFWGSDQVSFSVLSGELGMPDSIPDYQYVAEFIEQNPDVARWTTEIQQREASLSYERSKAIPDIKISGGYRWMEDLGAEAALVGVSIPLPFFDRNQGNVKAARYELNLAETVRESARIEVQKALQNSYNKLQAALYEAEQLQAEVLPGAQTAYKAAQAGYRQGKFDFLEVLDAQRTLFTSRTRYVQALAELNRAIAQVERLIGTPLNEISTN; encoded by the coding sequence ATGTCAAAATTTATCAAAACGATGCTGCTCATCGGCACGCTCGTGCTTGCTGCCGGTTGCGCCAGCGAACGAACGGTACTTCAAACACCATCTGAAAGCACGCTTATAGAACATGAATCCGAGGACTATTCTTCTCAGATTCTAAACAGAAATTTAAACTCTTCGGCCAATTCGATTACTATTGGCGACACGCTGAGCTATCGAACGGCACTGGCTAAAACGCTCCTCGAAAACCCCGGTCTGCAAAGTTATGCCTGGCAAGTTCGGGTTAAGGAAGCCGAGCGCATTCAAGCTGCTTTGTTGCCCAATCCGGAACTGGAAGCCGAAATGGAAAACTTTGGAGGAACCGGCCCTTTTGAAGGCTATGATTCCAGGGAAACCACAATAAGGCTCAGCCAAAAAGTTCTCTTAGGGGCTGATCGGATGAAACGGAAACGACTGGCCGGTTTAAGCACTGAGCTCGCCGGGTGGGATTACGAAACCCAGCGTTTAAATACGCTCACCGGACTCACACAAGCTTATACGTCCGCTTTGGAAGCCCAACTGCAATGGGAACAACAAAAAGAGTTATTAGATGTTGCCCGACAATTTTATGAAAGCGTGTCGGCGCAAGTCGAAGCCGGGAAAGTTTCAAAACTGGAGCAGACCAAAGCCCAAGTGGAACTCTCTCGTGCACGCATAGATCTGGAAAACAGGCGCAATTCGATGCAATCCGCTTTTACCACACTGGCCTCATTTTGGGGAAGTGATCAGGTATCATTCTCAGTATTGTCAGGAGAGTTAGGGATGCCGGATTCTATTCCAGACTACCAATACGTGGCCGAATTTATAGAGCAAAACCCGGATGTAGCTCGCTGGACTACCGAGATTCAGCAACGGGAAGCTTCCCTTTCGTATGAGCGATCCAAAGCCATTCCTGATATAAAAATCAGCGGCGGGTATCGCTGGATGGAAGATCTTGGAGCTGAAGCTGCTTTGGTTGGTGTTTCTATCCCTCTTCCATTTTTTGATCGCAACCAAGGGAATGTAAAGGCGGCTCGTTATGAGCTCAACCTTGCGGAAACGGTGCGGGAGTCTGCCAGGATTGAGGTGCAAAAAGCCCTTCAAAATAGCTATAACAAGTTACAAGCTGCTTTATATGAGGCCGAACAACTTCAAGCTGAAGTCTTGCCCGGAGCCCAAACGGCTTATAAAGCTGCCCAAGCCGGCTACCGGCAGGGCAAGTTTGATTTTCTGGAAGTACTGGATGCCCAGCGAACTTTATTTACCAGCCGGACCCGCTACGTACAAGCGCTGGCTGAACTGAACCGTGCCATCGCACAAGTTGAGCGACTAATCGGCACGCCTTTGAATGAAATTTCTACCAACTAA
- a CDS encoding efflux transporter periplasmic adaptor subunit encodes MKIINVLLPVWMLLLSGVVISGCSSQNESTPQTENHATADEHGSEETQHTEEEGEHSEEESEGPGEVHLSEEQMASLNINVDTLKAGSASSVIQRPASVMYDMDRIAKVGPRIEAKVVKVLKDLGDYVEEGEPIAQMSSVGLGKIKANYIRLRAAMKKEEAHFKREQNLYEQDISSQAELLQAELEYEQAKAELDAASEALRLYGLSHNDIQNIKAGSEIPLSYFYLSSPLSGTIQERDLSPGQTISPSETPVHVADLSKVWVMIDGYEQDIRYLETGQGVELSIRSTPGTTFEGTTDWISYELEKETRTMPVRALFDNPEGQLRAGMFGTARIYTNSKETAALIPVGAVQQIEGTDRVFVPGEEPGSFRPVAVTLGNERDGFVEVLSGLTPGQAAVVSGAFDLKSALTAATRSADHGH; translated from the coding sequence ATGAAGATCATTAACGTATTACTTCCGGTGTGGATGTTGCTTTTGAGTGGAGTCGTTATAAGCGGCTGTAGTTCTCAAAATGAATCCACTCCTCAAACAGAAAACCATGCCACTGCTGATGAACACGGTAGTGAAGAAACACAACATACAGAGGAAGAAGGTGAACATTCGGAGGAAGAGAGTGAAGGACCCGGTGAAGTTCACCTTTCTGAAGAGCAAATGGCTTCCCTCAATATAAATGTAGATACCCTGAAAGCCGGAAGTGCAAGCTCCGTAATTCAACGGCCTGCCAGTGTGATGTACGATATGGATCGCATTGCAAAAGTGGGTCCGCGTATTGAGGCCAAAGTGGTTAAAGTGCTTAAAGATTTGGGGGATTACGTGGAAGAAGGCGAGCCCATTGCACAAATGAGCAGCGTTGGACTTGGCAAGATCAAAGCCAATTACATTCGTCTCAGAGCGGCCATGAAGAAGGAGGAAGCCCACTTTAAGCGTGAGCAAAATTTGTATGAACAGGATATCTCCAGTCAGGCTGAGCTGTTGCAGGCCGAATTGGAATATGAACAAGCGAAAGCAGAGCTTGATGCCGCCTCTGAAGCGTTGCGTTTATACGGATTATCCCATAATGATATCCAAAATATTAAGGCCGGAAGTGAGATTCCGCTTTCTTATTTCTACCTGAGCAGTCCCTTGAGTGGTACCATTCAGGAGCGAGACCTTTCTCCCGGACAGACTATCAGCCCCAGTGAAACGCCGGTTCATGTAGCCGACTTGTCTAAGGTTTGGGTGATGATAGACGGATATGAGCAAGATATTCGCTATCTGGAAACCGGACAGGGTGTTGAGCTTTCCATACGAAGCACTCCTGGAACCACCTTTGAGGGAACGACCGACTGGATCTCGTACGAGCTGGAAAAAGAAACCCGAACCATGCCCGTACGTGCGCTTTTTGATAATCCTGAGGGACAGCTCCGTGCCGGTATGTTTGGTACCGCTCGCATCTACACCAATTCAAAGGAAACCGCTGCGCTCATTCCGGTGGGTGCTGTTCAGCAAATCGAAGGCACCGACCGTGTTTTTGTGCCTGGTGAAGAGCCCGGAAGTTTTCGTCCGGTAGCCGTAACCCTTGGAAATGAACGAGATGGTTTCGTGGAAGTGCTTTCCGGTTTAACACCTGGACAAGCAGCCGTAGTTTCCGGGGCTTTTGACCTGAAATCAGCTCTTACCGCCGCAACCCGGAGTGCAGATCATGGCCACTAA
- a CDS encoding CusA/CzcA family heavy metal efflux RND transporter: MLEQIIDKVLKNRLTIFILVAAVALYGYFSFRDVPIDSFPDVSPTLVQVFTSSPGLSPVDVETQISYPIEISMYGLPKLDRVQSTSIFGLSRVNIYFEEGTDIYFARRLVNERLSQAKNEIPDGLGEPQLGPITTGLGTVLMYEVKNKEGYDHSLMDIRTAQDWIVKPQLRTVPGVTGVLSIGGDVRQFQVKADMNALVSRGLTLEDLEGALNKNNRTVGASFLERGGEEYLVRGYGWIQPDSAGINDIRNVIVSNENGTPVYVKDVAEVAFGSEIKRGTLVANGEESVGGFVLKLIGTNTQDLLAEMDNKVDAINSALPEGMIMETFYSQGELVEKAVGTVTNALYIGAILVLIVLYFFMGDIRSTLIIISTVPIAFLIAFIGMKWLGISANLMSLGGLAISIGMIGDSATVIVENTYRLLEERKEGNVSLTRIVSEAAREVIRPVFFATSIIIIVFLPLFSLEGVEGKMFKPLAYTITFALFGAIFLALTYIPIISSFILPEKGMDKEPWLVRTLKKWSEPLIEKTSKYPKMVFGAALVLFAGSMAIFPFLGTEFQPTLREGTYAVRSVLPPGANLPTTTEYSKRLQESMLTFPEVESVYSRVGRAEVGGDPEPVNVVFNVVNLKPLDAWEWGRDYEELQTAMAEKLSEDLPGVSSNFSQPIQLRTDELLSGVRAQVVVSLYGDDLDVLAEKAGEIQAIAEGVEGAVDVRAQQQGGKPQILVRPDREQLARLGISMDDFLNTVETGIGGSVSGQVFEGIRRFDIFVRLQESQRTHIDQVRDLPIRTAKGALVPLSQIADVEVFTGPKQISRNKASRRTYVQLNVRGRDMGSVVSEIQQKVAEQVELPAGYFTEYGGQFENQQRAMARLYVVVPITLGLIFFMLFSTFSSWKYAVLIFLNIPFATIGGIVALWVSGLYLSVPAAVGFIAIFGIAVLNGVVLVSYINQLREEGLETHKAVVKAALLRLRPVLMTALTTGLGLIPLLLANDIGSNVQRPLAAVVVGGLVTSTLLTLVVLPTIYKWFAEPVEHVEL, encoded by the coding sequence ATGCTTGAACAAATAATTGATAAAGTATTAAAGAACCGGCTAACCATCTTTATTTTGGTAGCCGCGGTAGCGCTCTATGGCTACTTTTCCTTTCGGGATGTACCCATAGATTCCTTTCCCGACGTTTCACCCACACTCGTGCAGGTGTTTACTTCCAGTCCGGGACTTTCTCCGGTAGATGTGGAAACCCAGATCAGTTACCCCATCGAGATCTCCATGTATGGATTGCCGAAGCTGGACCGGGTGCAAAGCACCTCCATTTTCGGGCTTTCCAGAGTGAATATTTATTTTGAGGAAGGAACCGATATTTACTTTGCCCGGCGATTAGTCAACGAACGACTGTCGCAGGCCAAAAACGAGATACCGGACGGACTTGGTGAACCCCAACTTGGCCCTATCACCACCGGCCTTGGAACGGTGTTGATGTATGAGGTCAAGAATAAAGAAGGCTACGACCACTCCCTGATGGATATCCGTACCGCTCAGGATTGGATCGTAAAACCGCAGCTGCGAACAGTACCTGGCGTAACCGGCGTGCTGTCAATTGGCGGGGATGTTAGACAGTTCCAGGTCAAAGCTGATATGAACGCGCTGGTTTCCCGCGGTCTTACCCTTGAAGATCTCGAAGGCGCACTCAATAAAAATAATCGTACAGTTGGAGCCTCTTTTCTGGAACGCGGAGGAGAAGAATACCTGGTGCGCGGTTATGGCTGGATTCAACCCGATTCTGCCGGGATCAACGACATCAGGAATGTGATTGTATCTAACGAAAACGGCACTCCGGTGTATGTGAAAGATGTAGCTGAAGTGGCATTTGGCTCGGAAATCAAGCGAGGAACACTGGTTGCCAACGGGGAAGAATCGGTGGGCGGTTTTGTGTTGAAACTCATCGGAACCAACACACAGGACTTGCTGGCCGAAATGGATAATAAAGTGGATGCCATTAATAGCGCCCTCCCCGAAGGGATGATCATGGAAACCTTTTATTCTCAAGGTGAACTCGTAGAAAAAGCCGTGGGTACAGTTACCAATGCCCTCTACATCGGAGCCATTCTGGTGCTCATCGTGCTGTACTTTTTTATGGGAGATATCCGATCCACGTTGATCATTATTTCCACGGTTCCCATCGCCTTTTTGATTGCTTTCATAGGGATGAAATGGCTGGGTATATCGGCCAACCTAATGAGTCTTGGTGGACTGGCAATAAGCATCGGGATGATTGGTGACAGCGCCACGGTAATTGTGGAAAACACGTACAGGCTGCTTGAGGAGCGAAAAGAAGGAAATGTGTCCCTAACACGGATTGTGAGTGAAGCCGCGCGTGAAGTCATTCGACCGGTCTTTTTCGCTACCAGCATTATCATCATTGTATTTCTGCCACTCTTCTCGCTTGAAGGTGTGGAAGGAAAGATGTTCAAACCGCTGGCTTATACCATTACCTTTGCGCTGTTCGGAGCCATCTTTTTAGCGCTGACGTACATTCCTATTATCTCCAGCTTCATCCTTCCCGAAAAAGGCATGGACAAGGAACCCTGGTTGGTACGTACGCTCAAAAAATGGAGTGAACCGTTGATCGAGAAGACCTCCAAATATCCTAAAATGGTATTTGGTGCCGCTCTTGTTCTCTTTGCCGGAAGCATGGCCATCTTTCCGTTTTTAGGAACCGAGTTTCAGCCCACTTTACGAGAAGGTACCTACGCCGTTCGTTCGGTATTACCACCGGGGGCCAATCTTCCAACCACTACCGAATACTCCAAGCGGCTTCAGGAATCGATGCTAACCTTTCCTGAAGTAGAAAGCGTCTATTCGCGTGTTGGTCGTGCTGAAGTTGGTGGAGATCCTGAGCCGGTGAACGTGGTCTTCAACGTGGTGAATTTGAAACCGTTGGACGCATGGGAATGGGGACGTGATTACGAAGAACTTCAGACCGCGATGGCAGAAAAACTATCCGAGGATCTACCCGGCGTTTCTTCCAATTTCTCCCAACCTATTCAGCTTCGTACTGATGAGCTGCTAAGCGGCGTTCGGGCCCAAGTGGTTGTGAGTTTATATGGCGATGACCTGGATGTGCTGGCTGAAAAAGCAGGTGAAATCCAGGCCATTGCTGAAGGTGTGGAAGGAGCTGTAGATGTCCGCGCCCAGCAACAAGGCGGCAAACCGCAAATCCTGGTTCGTCCGGATCGTGAGCAGTTGGCCCGGCTGGGAATTAGCATGGATGACTTCCTTAACACCGTAGAAACCGGGATCGGTGGATCGGTATCCGGGCAAGTCTTCGAAGGCATCCGACGCTTCGATATCTTTGTTCGCCTACAGGAATCTCAGCGAACCCACATTGACCAGGTTCGCGATCTACCCATCCGTACGGCTAAAGGAGCATTGGTTCCGCTGTCACAAATAGCCGATGTGGAAGTCTTTACCGGACCAAAGCAGATCTCCCGAAATAAAGCCAGTCGCCGAACCTATGTACAGCTTAACGTGAGAGGACGAGACATGGGAAGCGTAGTCAGTGAAATTCAGCAAAAGGTGGCTGAGCAGGTCGAACTACCGGCAGGATATTTCACCGAATACGGCGGACAGTTTGAAAATCAACAGCGGGCGATGGCGCGGTTGTATGTAGTGGTTCCCATTACGCTGGGACTCATTTTTTTCATGCTGTTTTCCACCTTCAGTAGCTGGAAATACGCTGTGCTCATCTTCCTGAATATACCCTTTGCCACTATCGGTGGTATTGTAGCGCTTTGGGTGTCCGGTCTCTACTTGTCCGTGCCGGCAGCCGTGGGTTTTATCGCCATCTTTGGTATCGCGGTACTCAATGGCGTGGTGCTGGTTTCCTACATCAACCAACTTCGGGAGGAAGGACTTGAAACCCACAAGGCCGTTGTTAAAGCGGCGTTATTACGTCTTCGCCCTGTACTCATGACGGCCTTGACCACCGGTCTCGGACTGATTCCGTTGCTACTGGCAAACGATATCGGCTCGAATGTGCAACGTCCTCTGGCAGCCGTGGTAGTTGGTGGTCTGGTAACATCGACTCTGCTTACACTGGTGGTATTACCCACTATCTACAAGTGGTTCGCTGAACCAGTAGAACACGTTGAACTGTAA
- a CDS encoding P-II family nitrogen regulator, whose protein sequence is MKEIKAFIRTNMIDYVIDGLEALPEPPGITLSDVRGWGHVKAEDKARLTNRIKLETVVPDERVAEIIDTIIQKGKTGNSGDGKIFISEVDKAIRIRTGEIDDEVIR, encoded by the coding sequence ATGAAAGAGATTAAAGCATTTATTCGTACCAACATGATTGATTACGTCATTGATGGCCTTGAAGCCTTACCAGAACCGCCTGGTATAACCTTATCGGATGTGCGGGGATGGGGGCACGTTAAAGCCGAAGATAAAGCACGGCTCACCAACCGTATAAAACTGGAAACCGTTGTTCCCGATGAACGGGTTGCTGAAATTATTGATACGATCATCCAAAAAGGAAAAACGGGCAATTCGGGTGATGGCAAAATATTTATATCCGAAGTAGATAAAGCTATAAGAATTCGAACTGGGGAAATCGACGATGAAGTGATTCGATAG
- a CDS encoding AraC family transcriptional regulator, which produces MEEQIFRIKNMVCEHCGEVLESKLNEAGFVIESMRLGAIKLQEPVNRQQFIKLTNIVHQNGFEIISDKSSQLVEQIKHLILEIIYGRNKLEGNLSEYIVENIHKDYQHLSRLFSSVEGKSIERYFILQKIERSKELIVYGEQNLSEIAFELGYSSQQHFSRQFKKETGLSPSHFKEIKEQKRTSIDRL; this is translated from the coding sequence ATGGAAGAACAAATTTTTCGTATAAAAAATATGGTGTGTGAACATTGCGGAGAAGTACTGGAGAGTAAATTAAACGAAGCTGGTTTTGTAATAGAATCAATGAGGTTGGGTGCTATAAAGCTCCAAGAACCGGTGAACCGGCAACAGTTTATCAAACTAACAAATATTGTTCATCAAAATGGATTTGAAATTATAAGTGATAAAAGCAGTCAGTTGGTGGAACAAATCAAACATCTGATTCTTGAGATCATTTATGGCCGGAATAAACTGGAGGGTAATCTGTCGGAGTATATAGTGGAGAACATTCACAAAGACTATCAACATCTTAGCAGACTGTTTTCCAGTGTAGAGGGAAAATCTATAGAACGATACTTTATTTTACAGAAGATTGAGCGATCTAAAGAATTGATTGTTTATGGAGAGCAAAATTTAAGTGAGATTGCTTTCGAGCTTGGTTATAGCAGTCAACAGCACTTCTCTCGTCAATTCAAAAAGGAAACAGGACTATCACCATCTCACTTCAAAGAAATTAAAGAACAAAAAAGAACTTCCATTGATCGCTTGTAA
- a CDS encoding rhomboid family intramembrane serine protease has product MNYQNDQYQPNSQFSVFPTAVKNLLIINALVFIGLNIPGLGNFLYQLGALWPLESGKFEIWQPMSYLFLHAGFAHIFFNLFALWMFGQAIENYWGSKRFTIYYFITGIGAAIIQLIFVNANVPTVGASGAVYGILLAFGMMFPNRYIVLLIPPIPIKAKYFVAIFGGIELMNGVFGTQAGVANFAHLGGMLFGYALIKFWGLKRPG; this is encoded by the coding sequence TTGAATTATCAAAACGATCAATATCAACCAAACTCACAATTTTCTGTATTCCCAACCGCGGTTAAAAACTTACTTATCATAAACGCGTTGGTTTTCATAGGGTTGAATATTCCGGGTTTAGGTAACTTTCTATACCAATTGGGGGCACTTTGGCCTCTCGAATCCGGAAAGTTTGAAATATGGCAGCCGATGAGCTATCTCTTCCTGCACGCTGGGTTTGCACACATCTTTTTCAATCTCTTTGCACTATGGATGTTTGGTCAAGCTATTGAAAACTATTGGGGTTCTAAGCGATTTACTATCTATTATTTTATAACAGGAATTGGGGCTGCAATTATTCAATTGATATTTGTAAATGCCAACGTTCCTACTGTTGGCGCATCGGGGGCGGTTTATGGAATTTTGCTTGCCTTTGGCATGATGTTTCCAAATCGTTATATCGTTCTTCTTATTCCTCCTATACCCATTAAAGCCAAATATTTTGTAGCCATATTTGGAGGCATTGAGCTAATGAACGGAGTATTTGGCACACAGGCCGGAGTAGCCAATTTTGCACATCTGGGTGGAATGCTATTTGGGTACGCCTTAATTAAATTTTGGGGACTAAAGAGGCCAGGGTAA
- a CDS encoding copper-translocating P-type ATPase, translating to MEKLKLDLPVLLPEIPDLKDQCVSRLTGTLEGREGIFRVHVKSEENPPQLCIHFDPDFITLHRIKSIAEQTGAQLHDKFGHLLVEVVGNRHARHARSITRMLNELEGVVDAFAGSSGWIRMEFDKSKTTIKDLIISLQDMGLSIKPASIKHRNEEVETLLKKESKSRDRSYEMNNDIEKPPAKNEENHEESEAKHEDDSHEHDHDSDYEDEESHDHTHDHGGIFGEKTELIFSLICGGLLGIGFGLSYVSTVPGWVSLALYVSSYFFGGFYLVQEAYTEVKAGNFEIDFLMLVAAIGAAILGEWAEGALLLFLFSLGHSLEHYAMGRARDAIKGLADLAPKTALRKKDGTTEEVPVEELQVRDVIVIKPNSKISADGVVINGESSVNQAPITGESVPVDKMEYDDPESIDEDADSIDDKHRVFAGTINGNGSLEVKVTKLSKDSTLSRLIKLVNEAEAQKSPTQQFTDKFEKYFVPTVLTLAILLNFAFLIIDEPFSASFYRAMAVLVAASPCALAISTPSAVLSGVGRAARGGVLIKGGRPLENLGNLKALAFDKTGTLTEGEPKLTDVITFEGVEERELLQTAVAVEGLSDHPLAAAVVRDGKEKLGETDFPEAEDLESITGRGVKATIKDTTVYIGNAELFEEADGIKLSEDLRRRVEELEGEGKTTMIVRHGDRYLGMLGLMDTPREDAKEVIQKLRDMGLTHLIMLTGDNQRVADAVAKEIGIDDPKGNLLPEDKVEAVKKLREEEGDVAMVGDGVNDAPAMANSTVGIAMGAAGSDVALETADVALMADKISVLPFAIGLSRKTKSIIKQNLWISLGMVALLVPATIFGLSMGWAVIGHEGSTVVVVFNALRLLAYKS from the coding sequence ATGGAAAAACTTAAACTTGATTTACCTGTTTTATTGCCTGAAATACCTGATTTAAAAGATCAATGTGTGTCCCGGTTAACCGGAACCTTAGAGGGGCGGGAAGGTATTTTTCGGGTGCATGTCAAAAGCGAAGAAAATCCGCCCCAGCTTTGCATTCATTTTGATCCTGATTTCATTACACTGCATCGAATAAAAAGTATTGCCGAACAGACCGGGGCTCAACTGCACGATAAATTCGGCCACTTGTTGGTTGAAGTAGTTGGAAACAGACATGCCCGTCATGCCCGAAGCATTACCCGTATGCTCAATGAATTGGAGGGTGTAGTTGATGCCTTTGCCGGGTCCAGCGGATGGATTCGAATGGAATTCGACAAAAGCAAGACTACAATTAAAGATTTGATAATTTCTCTTCAAGATATGGGGCTCAGCATTAAGCCCGCATCAATCAAACACCGAAATGAAGAGGTTGAAACTCTTCTTAAGAAGGAATCTAAGTCACGGGATAGAAGCTATGAAATGAATAATGATATAGAAAAACCACCTGCCAAAAATGAAGAGAATCATGAGGAAAGTGAGGCTAAACATGAAGATGATAGCCATGAGCATGATCACGATTCGGATTATGAAGACGAAGAATCGCACGATCATACCCACGATCACGGTGGCATCTTTGGCGAAAAAACCGAGCTGATCTTCTCGCTGATATGCGGTGGCTTGCTTGGCATAGGATTCGGCCTCTCCTATGTGAGCACGGTGCCCGGCTGGGTATCGCTTGCACTATATGTGAGCTCCTACTTCTTTGGTGGATTCTACCTGGTGCAGGAAGCTTACACCGAAGTAAAAGCCGGAAATTTCGAGATTGATTTCCTGATGCTGGTTGCCGCGATTGGAGCTGCAATCCTTGGGGAGTGGGCTGAGGGGGCGCTTCTGCTTTTCTTGTTCAGCCTTGGACATTCCCTGGAACACTATGCTATGGGTCGGGCACGAGATGCCATCAAAGGGCTTGCTGACCTTGCGCCAAAAACCGCTCTGCGAAAAAAAGATGGAACCACCGAAGAGGTACCTGTTGAGGAGTTGCAGGTCAGGGATGTTATTGTTATCAAACCGAACAGCAAAATTTCCGCCGACGGGGTAGTTATCAATGGCGAAAGCAGTGTCAACCAGGCACCCATCACCGGCGAAAGCGTGCCCGTGGACAAGATGGAATATGACGATCCTGAATCCATCGATGAAGACGCAGATTCTATTGACGATAAGCACCGCGTGTTTGCCGGCACCATTAACGGCAACGGCAGCCTGGAGGTGAAGGTGACTAAACTGTCCAAAGATTCCACGCTCTCTCGGCTTATCAAACTTGTGAATGAGGCTGAAGCTCAGAAATCGCCCACCCAGCAGTTCACCGATAAATTTGAAAAATATTTTGTGCCCACTGTATTAACACTGGCGATATTGTTGAACTTTGCTTTTTTAATCATTGATGAACCGTTCTCCGCCAGCTTCTACCGGGCGATGGCTGTACTTGTTGCCGCCAGTCCCTGTGCGTTGGCTATTTCTACACCAAGTGCGGTGCTCAGTGGTGTAGGCCGGGCAGCCCGCGGCGGGGTGCTCATCAAAGGAGGCCGTCCGCTGGAGAACCTGGGCAACCTCAAAGCACTGGCTTTTGACAAGACCGGCACCCTCACCGAAGGCGAGCCCAAACTGACCGATGTAATCACCTTTGAAGGCGTCGAAGAGCGGGAGCTGCTGCAAACGGCTGTAGCGGTTGAAGGTTTGAGCGACCATCCGCTGGCTGCTGCCGTAGTACGTGATGGAAAAGAGAAGTTAGGGGAAACTGATTTTCCCGAAGCCGAAGATCTTGAATCCATTACAGGGCGGGGAGTAAAAGCAACGATTAAAGATACAACAGTGTATATCGGGAATGCGGAGCTATTTGAAGAGGCCGATGGCATTAAACTCTCAGAAGACCTTAGACGAAGGGTAGAAGAATTGGAAGGAGAAGGTAAAACGACCATGATTGTTCGTCATGGTGATCGATATCTTGGTATGCTGGGACTCATGGATACCCCACGAGAGGATGCCAAGGAGGTTATTCAAAAACTGCGGGACATGGGCTTGACACACCTGATCATGCTTACGGGCGACAATCAGCGGGTGGCCGATGCTGTTGCTAAAGAGATCGGTATCGACGACCCAAAAGGTAATTTACTGCCTGAAGACAAGGTGGAAGCTGTCAAAAAGCTTCGTGAAGAGGAAGGCGACGTAGCGATGGTAGGCGATGGCGTCAACGATGCTCCGGCCATGGCCAACAGCACAGTGGGCATTGCTATGGGAGCAGCCGGATCAGATGTGGCCCTTGAAACAGCCGATGTAGCTTTAATGGCCGACAAGATTTCCGTTCTTCCGTTTGCTATCGGACTGAGCCGCAAAACCAAATCGATCATCAAGCAGAACCTGTGGATCAGCCTGGGTATGGTGGCTCTGCTTGTGCCAGCTACGATTTTTGGCCTGAGCATGGGTTGGGCAGTCATCGGCCACGAAGGGTCAACAGTAGTTGTGGTATTTAATGCGTTGAGGTTGTTAGCTTACAAATCCTAA
- a CDS encoding transcriptional repressor: MTIHEKRLQSRDIQPTAMRMRILLFMAETKSVISLSDLEEKFTHADRTTLYRTLKTFLEHGLVHQINDASGITKYALCSENCTCSYPDDVHVHFYCLSCEQTFCFPHLGIPNYDLPENFTPSNGNFVITGSCPSCSS; this comes from the coding sequence ATGACTATTCATGAAAAAAGATTGCAGAGCAGAGATATACAACCGACCGCTATGCGCATGCGGATTCTTCTTTTCATGGCTGAAACAAAGTCGGTAATAAGCCTATCAGATCTTGAAGAAAAGTTTACCCATGCAGATCGAACAACGCTTTATCGTACCTTAAAAACATTCTTAGAACATGGTTTGGTGCATCAAATAAACGATGCAAGTGGGATAACTAAATATGCCCTTTGTTCTGAAAACTGTACCTGTTCGTACCCGGATGATGTGCACGTTCATTTTTATTGTTTATCCTGTGAACAAACATTTTGTTTTCCACATCTTGGCATTCCTAACTACGATCTGCCCGAAAATTTTACTCCATCCAACGGCAATTTTGTGATAACCGGGAGTTGTCCTTCCTGTTCTTCCTG